Proteins found in one Acidobacteriota bacterium genomic segment:
- a CDS encoding NapC/NirT family cytochrome c — protein sequence MSETLPPAEPASPVGVLRNPITIAGAVLTTISVLLFLAFFLIELSGVIAHENPYLGIVFFITLPALAVLGLLMIPLGVWRERRRRLAGLAPSLREWPRIDLNNSHTRAILFGIAVLTPVNLLILSAAAYKGVEAMDSVEFCGATCHEVMEPEYVAYQNGPHARVKCVSCHIGSGAGWFAKSKLSGTRQVFAVMLNTHSRPIPSPVHDLRPARETCAECHWPAQFHGDKIETRHEFADDEANTESITTLRLRIGGIDGTGRPGGIHWHVAEENVVEYIALDRERQNIGYVKLTTADGETREYYSEGVTEAQLAVGERRRMDCVDCHNRPSHAFARSADRAVNEAMASGAIAKDLPFAKREAVAALTVPYPDRATADREIANRVSAFYRDGYPALWTSRQADIERAVKGVQTLHSRNVFPAMKVTFGTHPDNKGHMEFPGCFRCHNDEHKTRDGKVISQDCSTCHEVS from the coding sequence ATGAGTGAGACGTTGCCGCCAGCCGAACCCGCCTCGCCGGTGGGCGTGCTTCGCAATCCGATCACGATCGCCGGCGCGGTGCTGACGACCATCTCGGTGCTGCTGTTCCTCGCCTTCTTCCTGATCGAGCTGAGCGGCGTGATCGCCCACGAGAACCCGTATCTCGGCATCGTGTTCTTCATCACGCTGCCGGCCCTGGCCGTGCTCGGCCTGCTGATGATTCCGCTCGGCGTCTGGCGGGAACGGCGGCGGCGGCTGGCGGGGCTCGCGCCAAGTTTGCGGGAGTGGCCACGGATCGACCTCAACAATTCCCACACGCGCGCGATTCTGTTTGGGATCGCCGTGCTGACACCGGTCAACCTGCTGATTCTTTCGGCCGCGGCCTACAAAGGCGTCGAGGCGATGGACTCGGTGGAGTTCTGCGGCGCGACCTGCCACGAGGTGATGGAGCCGGAGTATGTCGCCTACCAGAATGGCCCGCACGCGCGCGTCAAGTGCGTGTCGTGTCACATCGGGTCGGGCGCCGGCTGGTTTGCCAAATCGAAGCTGTCGGGCACCCGCCAGGTGTTCGCGGTGATGTTGAACACGCACAGCCGGCCGATTCCGTCACCGGTGCACGACCTGCGCCCGGCCCGCGAAACCTGCGCCGAGTGCCACTGGCCGGCCCAGTTCCACGGCGACAAGATCGAGACCAGGCACGAGTTCGCCGACGACGAGGCGAACACCGAGTCGATCACGACGCTGCGGCTGCGCATCGGCGGGATTGACGGCACCGGCCGGCCGGGCGGCATCCACTGGCACGTCGCCGAAGAGAACGTCGTCGAGTACATTGCCCTCGACCGCGAGCGGCAGAACATTGGCTACGTCAAGCTGACGACTGCGGACGGCGAGACGCGCGAGTACTACAGCGAGGGCGTCACCGAGGCGCAACTCGCCGTCGGCGAGCGCCGGCGCATGGACTGCGTTGACTGCCACAATCGTCCGAGTCACGCCTTTGCCCGGTCGGCCGATCGGGCGGTCAACGAGGCCATGGCGTCCGGTGCCATTGCCAAGGATCTGCCGTTTGCGAAGCGCGAGGCGGTAGCGGCGCTGACCGTGCCCTACCCTGACCGCGCCACGGCCGATCGGGAGATCGCCAACCGGGTGAGTGCGTTTTATCGCGACGGCTATCCGGCGCTGTGGACCTCGCGCCAGGCCGATATCGAGCGCGCCGTGAAGGGGGTACAGACCTTGCACAGCCGCAACGTGTTCCCGGCGATGAAGGTGACGTTTGGGACCCATCCGGACAACAAGGGCCACATGGAGTTTCCGGGCTGTTTCCGGTGTCATAACGACGAGCACAAGACTCGAGATGGCAAGGTGATTTCACAGGATTGCTCGACCTGCCATGAAGTGTCCTGA
- a CDS encoding cytochrome c3 family protein, with the protein MSTRVVFAVGVLAVCLMAAAAPAAAQAPAEGQAPAPPANEDCLACHEDSSATRANGSSIAVAVDAVAKSVHGPLTCVSCHADLAKTTEWPHPEKLQPATCSTCHDGEGRNYEDSVHGLAVSRSGLAVAPRCGTCHGTHDIQGPSNPESKVHRAKIAGTCTTCHEGIAPLYATSVHAQPLGPNQSAAAVCSDCHTAHRIQRSDADAWRLSVIAECGTCHLERVSSYRDNFHGQKTTLGSTRTATCSSCHDYHGVLPASNPASTIAPQNLVATCRSCHPQASESFVKYDPHADKNDSTRSAPVYWTYRSMQGLLLGVFAFFGVHTLLWFPRSYRARQKRRAAAAAREDSAS; encoded by the coding sequence ATGTCGACCCGGGTCGTGTTTGCGGTTGGTGTTCTGGCGGTCTGCCTGATGGCAGCCGCGGCACCAGCCGCAGCCCAGGCGCCAGCCGAAGGGCAAGCCCCGGCGCCGCCTGCTAACGAAGATTGCCTGGCCTGTCACGAGGACAGTTCGGCCACCCGCGCCAACGGCTCCAGTATCGCCGTCGCGGTGGACGCCGTCGCCAAGTCCGTGCATGGCCCGCTCACCTGCGTCAGTTGCCACGCCGATCTGGCCAAGACCACGGAGTGGCCGCACCCCGAGAAGCTTCAGCCCGCGACCTGTTCCACCTGCCACGACGGGGAAGGTCGTAACTACGAGGATAGCGTGCACGGCCTGGCCGTTTCGAGGAGCGGCCTGGCGGTCGCGCCACGCTGCGGCACCTGTCATGGCACGCACGACATCCAGGGTCCTTCTAACCCTGAAAGCAAGGTCCATCGCGCCAAGATCGCCGGCACCTGCACGACATGCCACGAGGGCATCGCGCCGCTGTACGCGACGAGCGTTCACGCCCAACCGCTCGGGCCCAATCAGTCGGCGGCGGCGGTCTGTTCGGACTGTCACACCGCGCATCGGATCCAGCGCAGCGACGCCGATGCCTGGCGCCTCTCGGTGATCGCCGAGTGCGGCACGTGCCATCTGGAGCGGGTCTCGTCGTACCGCGACAACTTCCACGGCCAGAAGACCACGCTCGGGTCGACGCGCACGGCGACCTGCAGCAGTTGCCACGACTATCACGGCGTCCTGCCGGCCAGCAATCCGGCCTCGACCATCGCGCCGCAGAATCTCGTCGCCACCTGCCGCAGCTGCCATCCCCAGGCGAGCGAGTCGTTCGTGAAGTACGACCCGCATGCCGACAAGAATGATTCGACCCGCAGCGCGCCGGTCTACTGGACCTATCGGTCCATGCAAGGCCTGTTGCTCGGTGTGTTTGCGTTCTTCGGAGTGCACACGCTGCTCTGGTTCCCGCGGTCGTACCGGGCGCGGCAGAAGCGGCGCGCGGCCGCGGCGGCCAGAGAGGACTCGGCGTCATGA
- a CDS encoding PAS domain S-box protein, producing the protein MSEPEPQKLMDAGRIAEVRWRAVIDAAVDGIIVIDAKGTIEVINAAAQQMFGYSEAEAMGRNVKLLMPEPDHSQHDGYLARHLRTGERKIIGIGRAVTGRRKDGHTFPLHLSVGRMEIDGEPHFTGILHDLSSRVELEDRLREATAMARLGEMAAVIAHEVKNPLAAVRGAIQVIGSRMKGESGDGAIIREIIARIDALNSLIQDLLVFARPPQPKLVPSDLRALLSRVADLMKADPALHALEVTIAGEAPPMPLDPSLMTIVFQNLLINSAQAMHGKGAITVSMTSADGWLRVEVADHGPGIHPEIRAALFRPFKTTKARGTGLGMATAKRLVELHEGRIHVTCPPDGGTIVTVELPSPA; encoded by the coding sequence ATGAGTGAACCCGAACCGCAGAAGCTGATGGACGCCGGCCGCATTGCCGAGGTGCGCTGGCGCGCGGTGATCGACGCCGCCGTCGACGGCATCATCGTGATCGACGCGAAGGGCACGATCGAGGTGATCAACGCTGCGGCCCAGCAGATGTTCGGCTACAGCGAGGCCGAGGCGATGGGCCGGAACGTCAAACTGCTGATGCCCGAGCCGGATCACTCGCAACATGACGGCTACCTGGCGAGACACCTCAGGACCGGCGAGCGGAAGATCATCGGCATTGGCCGGGCGGTCACCGGCCGTCGCAAGGACGGCCACACCTTTCCCCTGCACCTGTCAGTCGGCCGGATGGAGATTGACGGCGAACCGCATTTCACCGGCATCCTGCACGACCTGTCGAGCCGGGTCGAACTCGAAGACCGCCTGCGCGAGGCGACCGCCATGGCCCGCCTGGGCGAGATGGCCGCAGTGATTGCGCACGAAGTGAAGAACCCCCTGGCCGCCGTGCGCGGCGCCATCCAGGTGATTGGTTCGCGCATGAAGGGCGAGTCCGGCGACGGCGCGATCATCAGGGAGATCATCGCCCGCATCGACGCGCTGAACAGCCTGATCCAGGACCTGCTGGTGTTCGCGCGGCCGCCGCAACCCAAGCTGGTCCCCAGTGACCTGCGTGCCCTGCTGTCGAGAGTCGCCGACCTGATGAAGGCCGACCCGGCGCTTCACGCTCTCGAGGTCACGATTGCCGGCGAGGCCCCGCCCATGCCGCTCGACCCGTCCCTGATGACCATCGTGTTCCAGAACCTGTTGATCAACTCGGCGCAGGCCATGCATGGCAAGGGGGCGATCACGGTCTCGATGACTTCGGCGGACGGCTGGTTACGGGTGGAGGTCGCCGACCATGGCCCCGGCATTCACCCCGAGATCCGCGCGGCGCTGTTTCGTCCGTTCAAGACGACCAAGGCGCGGGGCACCGGCCTTGGCATGGCCACGGCCAAGCGGCTGGTCGAACTGCACGAGGGCCGCATCCACGTGACCTGTCCGCCTGACGGCGGCACGATCGTTACCGTGGAGTTGCCTTCTCCAGCTTGA
- a CDS encoding heavy metal translocating P-type ATPase, with amino-acid sequence MLSITNRRSTSAIAAACVVAISLHLLLKYGQLASAAAADLPLLAAIILGGAPLLYDLFRKFLRREFGADLLGGISILTSLWLGEYLAGSIIVLMLAGGAALESYALRSASSVLDALARRVPLVAHRRTDGATTDVALGDIAVGDTLVIHPHEICPVDGEVLEGHGVMDESYLTGEPFEITKTRGSQVISGAINGNAVLVIRTTRRAADSRYARIMDVMRDSEATRPRLRRLGDQLGAIYTPVALAVALAAWAATGDATRFLAVLVIATPCPLLIAIPVAIVGSISLCARRAIIVKSPAVLESIATCRTAIFDKTGTLTYGEPTLTEILVAEGFSREEVLKLVASLERYSKHPLARAVLAAASADAVGLAEASEVTEPPGAGLRGSVLGREVMVTGRSQLLARDPSAAGQLPAAAGGLECVVALDHRYAATLRFRDAPRPDSRSFVQHLGVKHGFRKTMIVSGDRESEVRYLADKVGVTEVHAEQSPEQKLALVRAETALAPTLYVGDGINDAPAMMAATVGMAIGEHSDVTAEAAGVIALENTLKKVDEFMHIARRMRAIALQSAVGGMALSMIGMGFAAAGYLTPVGGALLQEAIDVLAVLNALRAAFPPATMHDF; translated from the coding sequence ATGCTGAGCATCACCAACCGTCGATCTACCTCGGCCATAGCCGCCGCATGTGTGGTGGCCATCAGCCTACATCTACTGCTGAAGTACGGCCAACTGGCCAGCGCCGCCGCCGCGGACCTTCCCCTGCTGGCGGCCATCATCCTCGGTGGCGCGCCGCTGCTGTACGACCTGTTCCGCAAGTTCCTGCGACGCGAGTTCGGGGCCGACCTGCTTGGCGGCATTTCCATCCTGACTTCGCTGTGGCTCGGCGAGTATCTCGCCGGGTCGATCATCGTGCTAATGCTGGCCGGCGGCGCTGCCCTCGAGAGCTACGCCCTGCGCAGCGCCTCCTCCGTGCTTGACGCACTGGCCCGCCGCGTGCCCCTCGTGGCCCATCGCCGCACGGACGGAGCCACGACCGACGTGGCGCTCGGCGACATCGCGGTGGGCGACACCCTGGTGATCCACCCCCACGAGATCTGCCCGGTCGATGGCGAGGTGCTCGAGGGCCACGGCGTGATGGACGAGTCCTATCTCACCGGCGAGCCGTTCGAGATCACCAAGACGCGTGGCTCGCAGGTGATCTCAGGTGCGATCAACGGCAACGCCGTGCTCGTCATCCGGACCACGCGCCGGGCCGCCGACTCGCGCTACGCCCGAATCATGGACGTGATGCGCGACTCGGAAGCGACCCGGCCGCGACTGCGCCGGCTGGGCGATCAGCTGGGCGCGATCTACACGCCGGTGGCGCTGGCGGTCGCGTTGGCCGCGTGGGCGGCGACCGGCGACGCCACGCGCTTCCTGGCCGTGCTGGTCATCGCCACACCGTGCCCCCTGCTGATTGCCATTCCCGTCGCCATTGTCGGCTCGATCTCGCTCTGCGCCCGCCGCGCGATCATCGTCAAGAGCCCGGCGGTGCTGGAGTCGATCGCGACCTGCCGCACGGCGATCTTCGACAAGACCGGGACGCTGACCTACGGCGAGCCCACGCTCACGGAGATCCTGGTGGCCGAGGGCTTCTCGAGGGAGGAGGTCCTGAAGCTGGTCGCCAGCCTCGAGCGCTACTCGAAGCACCCGCTGGCGCGTGCGGTGCTCGCCGCCGCCAGCGCCGACGCCGTCGGGCTGGCCGAAGCGTCCGAAGTAACCGAACCGCCCGGTGCGGGCCTGCGCGGCAGCGTGCTCGGTCGCGAAGTCATGGTGACCGGCCGGTCGCAACTGCTCGCGCGCGACCCGTCCGCAGCCGGTCAGCTGCCGGCGGCGGCCGGCGGCCTCGAGTGCGTGGTGGCCCTCGACCATCGCTACGCCGCGACCTTGCGGTTCCGCGATGCGCCTCGACCCGACAGCCGTTCGTTCGTGCAGCACCTTGGCGTGAAGCATGGCTTTCGCAAGACGATGATCGTGTCGGGCGATCGCGAGTCGGAAGTGCGTTACCTCGCCGACAAGGTCGGGGTGACCGAGGTGCACGCCGAACAGAGTCCTGAACAGAAACTGGCGCTCGTCCGCGCCGAAACCGCGCTGGCGCCGACGCTGTATGTCGGCGACGGCATCAACGACGCGCCGGCGATGATGGCCGCGACCGTGGGCATGGCCATCGGCGAGCACAGCGACGTGACTGCCGAAGCGGCCGGCGTGATTGCCCTCGAGAACACCCTGAAGAAGGTCGATGAATTCATGCACATCGCGCGGCGGATGCGCGCCATTGCACTGCAGAGCGCGGTCGGCGGCATGGCGCTCAGCATGATCGGCATGGGCTTCGCCGCCGCCGGCTACCTGACGCCCGTCGGCGGCGCCTTGCTGCAGGAGGCGATTGACGTGCTGGCCGTGCTGAACGCGTTGCGGGCCGCGTTCCCGCCAGCGACCATGCACGACTTTTAG
- a CDS encoding CBS domain-containing protein has translation MRVYEVMSKAVETVKPKVAASEAKTRMRQKKIHHLVVTDGSELQGIVSDRDLGGAKLPKVLGKWTVADLMTSPVLTVTTRTPVRRAASLMKGRSIGSLVVTSANGKVAGIVTVSDLLELLARKPEHKSNREVRKARGQEEWIESEA, from the coding sequence ATGAGAGTCTACGAAGTGATGAGCAAGGCCGTCGAAACCGTCAAGCCGAAGGTGGCCGCCTCGGAAGCCAAGACTCGCATGCGGCAAAAGAAGATCCATCACCTGGTGGTGACCGACGGCTCCGAGCTGCAGGGCATCGTGTCGGATCGCGATCTCGGCGGCGCCAAGCTGCCCAAGGTCCTTGGCAAGTGGACGGTGGCCGACCTGATGACGAGCCCGGTGCTGACGGTGACGACCCGCACGCCGGTGCGGCGGGCGGCGAGCCTGATGAAGGGCCGCTCGATCGGATCGCTGGTCGTGACCTCGGCCAACGGCAAGGTGGCGGGCATCGTGACGGTCTCGGACCTGCTCGAGTTGCTCGCCCGCAAGCCCGAACACAAGTCCAACCGCGAGGTGCGCAAGGCCCGCGGACAGGAGGAGTGGATCGAATCGGAGGCGTAA
- a CDS encoding cytochrome b/b6 domain-containing protein, with protein MTPGERHVVRFQPYQRAMHLVLFTSFLGLATTGLPLMFSDRPWAGVLSRGLGGIEVAGILHRIFAVTLLVLFAGHLAELVWRLTRRKEPGLLWGPTSMVPQPRDAAQLWQHVKWFVGKAERPHFDRFTYWEKFDYWAVFWGMVIIGGSGLLLWFPEFFSGFFPGWIFNVAVIIHGEEALLATGFIFTIHFFNSHFRPEKFPMDMVMFTGQVTEEELLSERPAEYERMAKDGTLEALSAPPAPGWLSQAGRVVGTAAVILGLVLLVLILVGTFNE; from the coding sequence ATGACGCCCGGCGAACGCCATGTTGTCCGCTTCCAGCCTTACCAGCGGGCGATGCACCTGGTCCTGTTCACCAGCTTTCTCGGCCTGGCGACTACCGGCCTGCCGCTGATGTTCAGCGACCGCCCGTGGGCGGGCGTGCTGTCGCGCGGCCTCGGCGGCATCGAAGTCGCCGGCATCCTGCACAGAATCTTCGCGGTGACGCTGCTGGTGCTGTTCGCGGGTCATCTCGCCGAGTTAGTTTGGCGGCTCACCCGGCGCAAGGAACCAGGTCTGTTGTGGGGGCCGACCTCGATGGTCCCGCAGCCGCGTGATGCCGCGCAGTTGTGGCAGCACGTCAAGTGGTTCGTTGGCAAAGCGGAGCGACCGCACTTCGACCGCTTCACGTACTGGGAGAAGTTCGACTACTGGGCGGTGTTCTGGGGGATGGTGATCATCGGTGGCTCGGGCCTGCTGCTGTGGTTCCCGGAGTTCTTTAGCGGGTTCTTCCCGGGCTGGATCTTCAACGTGGCCGTGATTATTCACGGTGAGGAAGCACTGCTGGCGACGGGCTTTATTTTCACGATCCATTTCTTCAACAGTCACTTCCGGCCCGAGAAGTTCCCGATGGACATGGTGATGTTCACCGGGCAGGTCACCGAGGAAGAGCTGCTGAGCGAACGGCCCGCGGAGTACGAGCGGATGGCCAAGGATGGCACGCTCGAGGCGCTGTCGGCGCCGCCGGCGCCGGGCTGGTTGTCGCAGGCCGGCCGGGTCGTCGGCACCGCGGCGGTGATCCTGGGCCTGGTGTTGCTGGTGTTAATCCTTGTGGGGACCTTCAATGAGTGA
- a CDS encoding cytochrome c, whose product MFRFCSLTLMFLGGALVVSAGPAYAQAEAGAKVYAAQKCSMCHSIAGVGNKKFPLDGVGTKLTADQIREWMVDPVEAAKKAKSTAKPPMRAYPKLEKADLDAVVAYMKSLTK is encoded by the coding sequence ATGTTTCGGTTCTGCTCACTGACCCTGATGTTTCTCGGCGGCGCGTTGGTCGTGTCGGCGGGGCCGGCTTACGCGCAGGCAGAAGCGGGAGCCAAGGTCTACGCGGCTCAGAAGTGCTCGATGTGCCACTCCATCGCGGGCGTTGGCAACAAGAAGTTTCCGCTTGACGGCGTGGGCACCAAGCTGACGGCCGACCAGATCCGCGAGTGGATGGTCGACCCGGTCGAAGCGGCCAAGAAGGCAAAGTCGACCGCCAAGCCACCGATGCGGGCGTATCCCAAGCTGGAGAAGGCCGACTTGGATGCGGTCGTCGCCTACATGAAGTCGCTCACCAAGTAA
- a CDS encoding DUF4136 domain-containing protein, whose translation MRTLTALAAAVALAVTAACATMNVSAHLERGVNFAEFVTYEWGPPDNLPVGDPRLDNNPFFNDYLQGAVEKQMTAKGFTRAAEGRPADLLVHYHASVNQRLDVYGADHAAGYCYGDCQPQVVDFDQGTLVIDIVDVKTKKVIWRGWSQDTMTGVIDNQERLEKQVDEGVTKMFQLLPRSGAALR comes from the coding sequence ATGCGCACCCTCACTGCCCTTGCCGCCGCCGTGGCCCTCGCGGTCACCGCGGCCTGCGCCACCATGAACGTCAGCGCCCACCTCGAGCGCGGCGTCAACTTTGCCGAGTTCGTGACCTACGAATGGGGCCCGCCCGACAACCTGCCGGTCGGCGATCCGCGGCTCGATAACAACCCGTTCTTCAACGATTACCTGCAGGGCGCCGTCGAGAAGCAGATGACGGCCAAGGGCTTCACGCGCGCCGCCGAGGGCCGGCCCGCCGACCTGCTGGTGCACTACCACGCCAGCGTCAACCAGCGGCTGGACGTGTACGGCGCCGACCACGCGGCCGGGTACTGCTACGGCGACTGCCAGCCGCAAGTGGTCGACTTCGACCAGGGCACCCTGGTGATCGACATCGTCGACGTCAAGACCAAGAAGGTGATTTGGCGCGGCTGGTCGCAGGACACCATGACCGGCGTCATCGACAACCAGGAGCGGCTTGAAAAGCAGGTGGATGAAGGCGTGACGAAGATGTTCCAGTTGCTGCCACGCAGCGGCGCAGCACTTCGGTAA